One genomic segment of Streptomyces sp. NBC_00239 includes these proteins:
- a CDS encoding cupin domain-containing protein: MLAPKAAPATAGSGISGVVLAAGTANAGVKVKGQGPTDVIVREVTIQPGGHTGWHYHPGQVVAVVKSGTLTRTLDDCSVEVSGAGSVVFEPGGRGDVHIGRNHGTEPVVLYVTYVLPKGSPLSVDVDPPACAPH; this comes from the coding sequence GTGCTGGCCCCGAAGGCGGCGCCGGCGACTGCCGGGTCGGGCATCTCGGGGGTGGTGCTGGCCGCCGGGACCGCGAACGCGGGCGTGAAGGTGAAGGGCCAGGGCCCCACCGACGTGATCGTCCGCGAGGTCACCATCCAGCCCGGTGGCCACACCGGCTGGCACTACCACCCCGGCCAGGTGGTCGCCGTGGTCAAGTCGGGCACCCTGACCCGGACCCTGGACGACTGCTCGGTGGAGGTCAGCGGGGCAGGCTCGGTGGTCTTCGAACCCGGGGGCCGCGGCGACGTCCACATCGGCCGCAACCACGGCACCGAACCGGTGGTCCTCTACGTCACCTACGTGCTGCCCAAGGGCAGCCCGCTGTCCGTGGACGTCGACCCCCCGGCCTGCGCCCCCCACTAG
- a CDS encoding WGR domain-containing protein has protein sequence MSRNTTYLELSQEDGGAHKFYEVTVDGTAVSVRYGRIGADGQTQDSAFPTAAKAQAAATKKIAEKMRKGYAPAVRGQRAARAVTRRQVTAAPSTARAVAPVLWRFRTGAAAFGIHVDEDRCWVGNQSGDVYTLSHSGEVLARYSLPDGVKCLVADEFWIYAGCDDGTVYDLSSKVPFGAYDIAADVDIFWLDIREGVLNVADRNGGLTVIDHEDEFQWSRRSSGSNAWMVRADDRAVYHGHSEGVTAYAPDGSGELWHTRTDGGVLFGWQEESAVYAGTGRHTVQRLAKDTGAVEATYRCDAAVYSCATSPDGRHVFAGDLASSVYCFDASGHRLWKLGTGAGAALSMQYLNGKLYLVTTDGSLVCVDASEAAIAAAEQGTVPTAVDVKSAAALPTYTPAASPAAVATVTVAPAGAVVVECVQVGGRLRVQVVSGGFEPGWHVQFPRGIREAGARYVVDGLHPSVGGFYRVRGEIHRLV, from the coding sequence ATGTCTCGGAACACCACGTATCTGGAGCTGTCTCAGGAGGACGGCGGTGCCCACAAGTTCTACGAGGTGACCGTCGACGGGACCGCGGTGTCGGTGCGGTACGGGCGGATCGGCGCGGACGGCCAGACGCAGGACTCCGCCTTCCCCACAGCCGCGAAGGCGCAGGCCGCCGCCACGAAGAAGATCGCGGAGAAGATGCGCAAGGGGTACGCGCCCGCGGTCCGGGGGCAGCGCGCGGCCCGGGCGGTGACCCGCCGCCAGGTGACGGCGGCGCCTTCGACGGCGCGGGCCGTGGCCCCGGTGCTGTGGCGGTTCCGCACGGGGGCGGCGGCCTTCGGCATCCACGTGGACGAGGACCGCTGCTGGGTCGGCAATCAGTCGGGCGACGTGTACACGCTCAGCCACAGCGGCGAGGTGCTCGCCCGCTATTCGCTGCCGGACGGCGTCAAGTGCCTGGTGGCGGACGAGTTCTGGATCTATGCGGGCTGCGACGACGGCACGGTGTACGACCTGTCGTCGAAGGTGCCCTTCGGTGCCTACGACATCGCCGCGGACGTGGACATCTTCTGGCTGGACATCCGCGAGGGCGTGCTGAACGTGGCGGACCGCAACGGCGGCCTGACGGTCATCGACCACGAGGACGAGTTCCAGTGGTCCCGGCGCTCCTCGGGGTCGAACGCGTGGATGGTGCGGGCGGACGACCGAGCCGTCTACCACGGGCACAGCGAGGGCGTGACGGCGTACGCACCCGACGGCAGCGGCGAGTTGTGGCACACCCGGACCGACGGCGGCGTGCTGTTCGGCTGGCAGGAGGAGTCCGCGGTGTACGCGGGCACCGGGCGGCACACCGTGCAGCGGCTGGCGAAGGACACCGGCGCGGTGGAGGCCACCTACCGGTGCGACGCGGCGGTGTACTCGTGCGCGACCTCGCCGGACGGCCGGCACGTCTTCGCCGGCGACCTGGCCTCGTCGGTGTACTGCTTCGACGCCTCCGGGCACCGGCTGTGGAAGCTGGGCACCGGCGCCGGGGCGGCCCTGTCGATGCAGTACCTGAACGGGAAGCTGTACCTGGTCACCACGGACGGCTCGCTGGTCTGCGTGGACGCGAGCGAGGCGGCCATCGCGGCGGCCGAACAGGGCACGGTGCCGACGGCGGTGGACGTGAAGTCCGCTGCGGCGCTGCCGACGTACACCCCGGCGGCGTCTCCCGCAGCGGTGGCGACGGTCACCGTGGCGCCCGCGGGGGCCGTGGTCGTCGAATGCGTGCAGGTCGGCGGGCGGCTGCGGGTGCAGGTGGTGTCGGGCGGCTTCGAGCCCGGCTGGCACGTGCAGTTCCCGCGCGGCATCCGCGAGGCCGGAGCCCGCTACGTGGTGGACGGCCTGCATCCGTCCGTCGGCGGCTTCTACCGGGTGCGCGGCGAGATACACCGCCTGGTCTGA
- a CDS encoding SWIM zinc finger family protein — translation MITARDDRRRTFDTLHGGPEATTWWGRAWVAALEERSRDSGRLARGRSYAAEGHVEAVTVTPGRLVAYVRGSRSRPYRTEIGLAVFDAEDWEVFLERTAADPAYLAALLEREVPQGLAEALLPGPGELVPRCSCPDSGPPPCKHAAALCYRVAHLLDEDPFVLLLLRGRGEREVVEELTRRNAAHAAREQTAEAAGLPGVPARTAVAPRSLPPLPAPLPDPAVPAHPPSYPEGPGAPDPLALDQLATDAAARAHAILGTGRDPIAGLTLWQDAVRLAAAHPTQGLTGQARVLYRDLARATGRSTTDLARAATAWRHGGRAGLAVLEEAWDPPAGPFDRAGPALLAAGEGQFRPHRNALTAGGRQIRLGRDGLWYPYAGTGPEPDWWPAGPPCPDPVEALRRP, via the coding sequence ATGATCACCGCGCGGGACGACCGCCGCCGCACCTTCGACACGCTGCACGGCGGGCCGGAGGCCACCACCTGGTGGGGGCGGGCCTGGGTGGCCGCCCTGGAGGAGCGGTCCCGGGACTCCGGGCGCCTCGCGCGCGGCCGCAGCTACGCGGCCGAGGGCCACGTCGAGGCGGTCACCGTCACCCCCGGCCGGCTGGTGGCGTACGTGCGGGGCAGCCGGTCCCGGCCGTACCGCACCGAGATCGGCCTGGCGGTGTTCGACGCGGAGGACTGGGAGGTGTTCCTGGAACGGACCGCCGCCGACCCCGCCTACCTGGCGGCCCTCCTCGAACGGGAGGTGCCGCAGGGCCTCGCCGAAGCGCTGCTCCCCGGCCCGGGCGAGCTGGTGCCCCGCTGCTCCTGCCCCGATTCCGGCCCGCCGCCGTGCAAGCACGCGGCGGCGCTCTGCTACCGGGTGGCGCACCTCCTGGACGAGGACCCGTTCGTGCTCCTGCTGCTGCGCGGCCGCGGCGAGCGCGAGGTCGTCGAGGAGCTGACCCGGCGCAATGCCGCGCACGCCGCCCGCGAACAGACGGCGGAAGCCGCCGGCCTGCCCGGGGTGCCGGCCCGTACCGCCGTCGCGCCCCGGAGCCTGCCGCCGCTGCCCGCCCCGCTGCCGGACCCGGCCGTCCCCGCGCACCCGCCGTCGTACCCGGAGGGGCCGGGCGCCCCGGACCCGCTGGCCCTGGACCAGCTGGCGACGGACGCGGCGGCGCGCGCGCACGCGATCCTCGGCACCGGGCGGGACCCGATCGCCGGGCTGACGCTCTGGCAGGACGCGGTCCGGCTGGCCGCCGCGCATCCCACGCAGGGCCTGACGGGCCAGGCCCGCGTGCTCTACCGCGACCTCGCCCGGGCCACCGGCCGGTCCACCACCGACCTGGCGCGCGCCGCCACGGCCTGGCGGCACGGCGGGCGGGCCGGGCTCGCCGTACTGGAGGAGGCGTGGGACCCGCCCGCGGGCCCCTTCGACCGGGCCGGCCCGGCGCTCCTGGCCGCGGGCGAGGGCCAGTTCCGCCCGCACCGCAACGCCCTCACGGCGGGCGGCCGCCAAATCCGTCTGGGCCGCGACGGCCTCTGGTACCCGTACGCGGGCACCGGGCCCGAGCCCGACTGGTGGCCCGCCGGCCCCCCGTGCCCGGACCCGGTCGAGGCCCTGCGCCGCCCGTGA
- a CDS encoding carbohydrate kinase family protein gives MTGSSVAGSAATGSPVAGSLLVVGDVITDVVAVHARPLAPATDTAARIRTLPGGAGANAACWAVHAGLRNVGLLARVGAESAGWHEEALVRAGVRARLVLDPHEPTGTVVSLVDGTAERTFLTDSGAALRLSPADWSAELLDGVSHVHVSGYLLFAETSRELARLVLRAARDRGVPVSVDPASAGFLAAQGADRFLADIAGAGILLPNEAEARLLAGLPADADPSLAAAELSRRVPLVVVTRGAAGALVAEGGEVTARVPGTPARAVDSTGAGDAFTGGFLAARLAGADPATAAASGCRAGAAAVTRLGGRPA, from the coding sequence GTGACCGGCTCGTCGGTGGCGGGGTCCGCCGCGACGGGGTCCCCGGTGGCCGGGTCCCTGCTCGTCGTGGGCGATGTGATCACGGACGTGGTGGCGGTGCACGCCCGGCCGCTGGCCCCGGCGACGGACACGGCGGCCCGGATCCGCACGCTGCCCGGCGGGGCGGGCGCGAACGCGGCGTGCTGGGCGGTGCACGCGGGCCTGCGGAACGTCGGCCTGCTGGCCCGGGTGGGCGCGGAGTCGGCCGGATGGCACGAGGAGGCGCTGGTACGTGCGGGGGTGCGGGCGCGGCTGGTCCTCGATCCGCACGAGCCGACCGGCACGGTGGTCTCGCTCGTGGACGGGACGGCCGAGCGGACCTTCCTGACGGACAGCGGCGCGGCGCTGCGGCTGTCGCCCGCGGACTGGTCGGCGGAGCTGCTGGACGGGGTGTCCCACGTGCACGTGTCGGGGTACCTGCTGTTCGCGGAGACCAGCCGGGAACTCGCCCGGCTGGTGCTGCGTGCGGCGCGGGACCGCGGGGTACCGGTGAGCGTGGATCCGGCGTCGGCGGGATTCCTCGCGGCGCAGGGGGCGGATCGTTTCCTCGCCGACATCGCGGGCGCCGGGATACTGCTGCCCAACGAGGCGGAGGCCCGGCTGCTGGCGGGGCTGCCGGCGGACGCGGACCCGTCCCTGGCGGCCGCCGAGCTGAGCCGGCGGGTCCCGCTGGTCGTGGTCACGCGGGGCGCGGCGGGCGCGCTGGTGGCCGAGGGCGGCGAGGTCACGGCCCGGGTGCCGGGCACCCCGGCGCGGGCGGTGGACTCGACGGGCGCGGGCGACGCGTTCACGGGCGGCTTCCTGGCCGCGCGGCTGGCGGGCGCGGACCCGGCGACGGCCGCCGCGTCCGGCTGCCGGGCGGGCGCGGCGGCGGTGACCCGCCTGGGCGGCCGCCCGGCGTGA
- a CDS encoding cupin domain-containing protein — translation MSTSDQTPAPASFAVSIADAELETEDLDPSQIVSGDPVVTGKVLWESPDGKQLRGIWQITPGVVTDTEANELFVVISGRATIEVEGGDTLEVGPGTACVLREGDKTTWTVHETLRKAYHITL, via the coding sequence ATGAGCACCAGTGACCAGACCCCCGCCCCCGCCTCGTTCGCCGTGTCCATCGCGGACGCCGAACTGGAGACCGAAGACCTCGACCCCTCCCAGATCGTCTCCGGCGACCCCGTGGTGACCGGCAAGGTCCTGTGGGAGTCCCCGGACGGCAAGCAGCTGCGGGGCATCTGGCAGATCACCCCGGGCGTGGTCACGGACACCGAGGCCAACGAACTCTTCGTGGTGATCAGCGGTCGCGCCACCATCGAGGTCGAGGGCGGCGACACGCTGGAGGTCGGACCGGGCACGGCCTGTGTGCTCCGCGAGGGCGACAAGACCACCTGGACCGTCCACGAGACGCTCCGCAAGGCGTACCACATCACCCTCTGA
- a CDS encoding chaplin yields MRQSRRNGLIAAVVASGALSVAGAAGYAFADTGAAGQAAGSPGLLSGNLVQLPVHVPVNACGNTVSVVGLLNPAAGNTCVNEGDHAPRATPYGSKPGPGPRNAGGAVAEGRGKDSPGVLSGNAVQLPVDLPVNVSGNSVNVVGVGNSSTGNTSVNGTEPGRSGAKPPQQPPRKPPVVRPVVAPPAPAKPVTPALAHTGADGLGYAAPAGAALLLGGAVLYRRFRPSAAR; encoded by the coding sequence ATGCGGCAGAGTCGTCGGAACGGCTTGATCGCGGCGGTCGTCGCGAGCGGTGCGCTGTCGGTGGCGGGGGCCGCCGGGTACGCGTTCGCGGACACGGGTGCCGCGGGGCAGGCCGCAGGGTCGCCGGGACTGCTGTCCGGGAACCTGGTGCAGCTTCCGGTCCACGTGCCGGTGAACGCCTGCGGGAACACGGTCAGCGTGGTGGGGCTCCTCAACCCGGCCGCGGGCAACACCTGCGTGAACGAGGGGGACCATGCGCCGCGGGCGACGCCGTACGGGTCCAAACCGGGGCCGGGGCCCCGGAATGCCGGGGGCGCCGTGGCGGAAGGTCGCGGAAAGGATTCGCCCGGGGTGCTCTCCGGGAACGCGGTCCAGCTCCCGGTCGACCTCCCGGTCAACGTCTCGGGCAACTCGGTGAACGTCGTCGGCGTCGGCAACAGCTCCACCGGCAACACGTCCGTCAACGGTACGGAGCCCGGGCGCAGCGGCGCGAAGCCGCCGCAGCAGCCGCCCCGCAAGCCCCCGGTGGTCCGCCCGGTGGTGGCGCCGCCCGCGCCCGCCAAGCCGGTCACCCCCGCACTGGCCCACACCGGGGCCGACGGGCTCGGCTACGCGGCGCCCGCCGGCGCCGCCCTGCTGCTGGGCGGCGCGGTCCTCTACCGCCGCTTCCGTCCCTCCGCCGCCCGATAG
- a CDS encoding uridine kinase codes for MQLEPITWERMAEALARHLDGPLRTSAPPGGRVRVAIDGAPAADTGALAALVADALRLRGRPVLAVAADGFLRPASLRFEHGREDADSYLDEWYDVPALWREVFVPAEPDGSGRLLPDLWDPVTDRATRSPYAELPPGGVLIVHGPLLLRHWFPFDLSVHVGLSAGALARRTRESERWTLPAFARYESETEPTEAADVLVRADDPRHPAWSGLPPA; via the coding sequence GTGCAGCTGGAACCGATCACCTGGGAACGGATGGCCGAGGCCCTCGCCCGCCATCTCGACGGACCGCTCCGCACGTCCGCGCCGCCGGGCGGCCGGGTGCGCGTGGCGATCGACGGGGCGCCCGCCGCGGACACCGGCGCGCTGGCCGCCCTGGTCGCGGACGCGCTGCGGCTGCGCGGACGTCCCGTACTGGCCGTCGCCGCCGACGGGTTCCTGCGGCCCGCCTCCCTCCGCTTCGAGCACGGCCGCGAGGACGCCGACAGCTACCTCGACGAGTGGTACGACGTCCCCGCCCTGTGGCGGGAGGTGTTCGTGCCGGCGGAGCCGGACGGCAGCGGGCGGCTGCTGCCCGACCTCTGGGACCCCGTCACCGACCGGGCCACGCGCAGCCCGTACGCGGAACTCCCGCCCGGCGGCGTGCTGATCGTGCACGGGCCGCTGCTGCTGCGGCACTGGTTCCCCTTCGACCTGAGCGTGCACGTCGGCCTGTCCGCCGGTGCGCTGGCCCGCCGCACCCGCGAGAGCGAGCGCTGGACGCTGCCGGCCTTCGCCCGCTACGAGTCCGAGACCGAGCCGACGGAGGCCGCCGACGTCCTCGTACGCGCCGACGACCCCCGGCACCCGGCCTGGTCCGGACTGCCGCCCGCCTGA
- a CDS encoding pseudouridine-5'-phosphate glycosidase, whose amino-acid sequence MPLHSSAVPVLSEEVREAMARQRPVVALESTILAHGLPRPRNLLVGTELEALVRSEGAVPATVAVLDGVPYAGLDKDQLERIAGDDAVRKLGHRDLAPAMAAGASGATTVSATAFLAARAGLRVFATGGLGGVHREWTRTQDESADLALLARTRITVVCAGVKSILDVPATLQRLETLGVGVIGYGTDRFPGFYLASSGEPVDWTVHTPGEVAGVMAAQDALDGPASALLVANPVPVAKQLDPALHDRVLAEALAEARERGVTGQAVTPFLLERLVTHTGGASLEANLAAVRGNVRLAARIAAAWAERAAR is encoded by the coding sequence ATGCCACTGCACTCATCGGCCGTACCGGTCCTGTCGGAGGAAGTCCGGGAGGCGATGGCCCGGCAACGGCCCGTCGTCGCCCTGGAATCGACGATTCTCGCCCATGGCCTGCCACGCCCGCGCAACCTGCTGGTGGGGACGGAGCTGGAGGCCCTGGTCCGCTCGGAAGGCGCCGTACCGGCCACCGTCGCGGTGCTCGACGGGGTGCCGTACGCGGGCCTGGACAAGGATCAGCTGGAGCGGATCGCGGGTGACGACGCGGTGCGCAAGCTGGGCCACCGCGATCTGGCGCCCGCGATGGCGGCGGGCGCCTCGGGGGCGACCACCGTCTCGGCCACCGCGTTCCTGGCCGCGCGGGCGGGCCTGCGGGTCTTCGCCACCGGCGGGCTGGGCGGTGTGCACCGGGAGTGGACGCGGACCCAGGACGAGTCCGCGGACCTGGCGCTGCTGGCGCGGACCCGGATCACGGTGGTGTGCGCGGGCGTGAAGTCCATCCTGGACGTGCCGGCCACGCTGCAGCGCCTGGAGACGCTGGGGGTGGGCGTGATCGGGTACGGCACCGACCGTTTCCCCGGCTTCTACCTGGCCAGTTCCGGCGAGCCGGTGGACTGGACCGTGCACACGCCCGGGGAGGTGGCCGGGGTGATGGCCGCGCAGGACGCCCTGGACGGGCCCGCGTCGGCGCTGCTGGTCGCGAACCCGGTGCCGGTGGCGAAGCAGCTCGATCCGGCGCTGCACGACCGGGTGCTGGCGGAGGCCCTCGCGGAGGCGCGGGAACGCGGTGTCACCGGGCAGGCGGTGACGCCGTTCCTGCTGGAACGCCTGGTCACGCACACCGGAGGGGCGTCCCTGGAGGCCAATCTGGCGGCCGTGCGCGGCAACGTACGGCTGGCGGCGCGGATCGCCGCCGCCTGGGCGGAGCGGGCGGCGCGGTGA
- a CDS encoding DUF2293 domain-containing protein, with product MNLVVFEVPKPVHCAECRRGPLPMLVREEGVPRCLDCADLGHLVYLPRGNAALTRRAREGSSLYAVVVRYVRRRRRHERQGLLVEEEALARAEVRCLADAEARARRRARDQVRRAAADTRFTAAFAAEIQRLFPGIPPERALAVAAHASARGSGRVGRTAAGRALDEDAVSVAVRASVRHDDTDYDAMLMAGVPRYQARARLAPRIEAILTAWRHPEAA from the coding sequence ATGAATCTCGTCGTCTTCGAAGTGCCGAAGCCCGTGCACTGCGCGGAGTGCCGGCGGGGGCCGCTGCCGATGCTCGTCCGCGAGGAGGGCGTGCCGCGCTGCCTGGACTGCGCCGACCTCGGGCATCTCGTCTACCTGCCGCGCGGCAACGCCGCGCTCACCCGGCGGGCCCGCGAGGGCAGTTCGCTGTACGCGGTGGTCGTCCGGTACGTCAGGCGCCGGCGCCGCCACGAACGGCAGGGGCTGCTCGTCGAGGAGGAGGCGCTGGCCCGCGCCGAGGTCCGCTGCCTCGCGGACGCCGAGGCGCGGGCCCGCCGGCGCGCCCGCGACCAGGTGCGGCGGGCGGCCGCGGACACGCGCTTCACGGCCGCGTTCGCCGCGGAGATACAGCGGCTGTTCCCCGGCATCCCGCCGGAACGCGCCCTGGCGGTCGCCGCGCACGCCTCGGCGCGCGGCAGCGGCCGGGTGGGCCGCACCGCGGCCGGACGCGCCCTCGACGAGGACGCGGTCTCGGTCGCGGTGCGGGCCTCGGTACGCCACGACGACACGGACTACGACGCGATGCTGATGGCGGGAGTCCCCCGCTACCAGGCCCGCGCCCGGCTGGCGCCGCGCATCGAGGCGATCCTGACGGCCTGGCGGCACCCGGAGGCCGCGTAG
- a CDS encoding DEAD/DEAH box helicase, which yields MDPYGTGRALLRHAAVFLPAEVPREGRIAFWSPGSEPLPDDVPEALQDGLPEAGRRTLLTVVGPHGAGARSRSVPAVVLPVGPALPLLGAAAAAPGVHPATRCWAAAARQALQLTARGRLLPGVTAADQDAWRAGPLTADDLAHLRAIAAAMPYEGHATPLPGRGPLRLPEPEALLRAFLDAVADSLPRTPAAPYAAGRPFAAREPQRVPGIRDWAVQVAAGADAGVGISLRLDLNAYGVFDASDEPPTDASDASDGRSAEAVRRAGAAVVQVHSLADPTRVTDAGLLWAGLAAADSFGPRARIDAVLALRRAARVWPPLLRLLDQPVPDVLALSDEELEDLLGVAAARLAAAGVPVHWPRELARGLTATAVVRAAPGSAADGTSFFDAQKLFSFEWEVALGGDRLTPAELDVLAEAHRPIVRLRDQWVAVDPVLVRKARKRELGLLDPVDALALALTGTAEVDGEPVAAVPVGALAALRARLTGELAPLPEPPGLAAVLREYQQRGLAWLDLMTSLGLGGCLADDMGLGKTVTLIALHLHRARPEPTLVICPASLLGNWQREIERFAPGVAVRRFHGSTRSLDGLAGGFVLTTYGTMRASAERLAGQAWGMVVADEAQHVKNPYSATAKALRTIPAPARVALTGTPVENNLSELWALLDWTTPGLLGPLTAFRARHARAAEQGENPGHEEAVARLSRLVRPFLLRRRKSDPGIAPELPPKTETDHPVALTREQVSLYQAAVTETMALIEASEGIARRGLVMKLLASLKQICNHPAQFLKEDRPRIAHRSGKLALLDELLDTILAEDGSVLVFTQYVTMARLLSDHLTARGVSSQLLHGGTPVDRRQEMVDRFQSGEVPVFLLSLKAAGTGLNLTRAGHVVHYDRWWNPAVEEQATDRAYRIGQTQPVQVHRLIAEGTVEDRIAELLASKRALADAVLGTGETALTELSDADLADLVSLRRPS from the coding sequence ATGGATCCGTACGGGACGGGGCGCGCCCTGCTGCGCCACGCGGCCGTCTTCCTGCCCGCGGAAGTGCCGCGGGAGGGGCGGATCGCGTTCTGGTCGCCCGGCTCGGAACCGCTGCCGGACGACGTGCCGGAGGCCCTCCAGGACGGCCTTCCGGAGGCCGGGCGGCGCACCCTGCTGACGGTCGTCGGCCCGCACGGGGCCGGTGCCCGCAGCCGGTCGGTGCCGGCCGTGGTGCTGCCCGTCGGACCGGCGCTGCCGCTGCTCGGTGCGGCGGCGGCCGCGCCGGGCGTCCATCCCGCGACCCGCTGCTGGGCCGCGGCCGCCCGCCAGGCGCTCCAGCTCACCGCCCGCGGCCGGCTGCTGCCCGGGGTGACGGCCGCGGACCAGGACGCGTGGCGGGCCGGTCCGCTCACCGCCGACGACCTCGCCCACCTGCGGGCGATCGCCGCCGCGATGCCGTACGAAGGGCACGCGACCCCGCTGCCGGGCCGCGGACCGCTCAGGCTCCCGGAGCCCGAGGCGCTGCTGCGGGCCTTCCTCGACGCGGTCGCGGACAGCCTGCCGCGCACGCCGGCGGCGCCGTATGCGGCGGGGCGTCCGTTCGCGGCGCGCGAGCCGCAGCGGGTGCCGGGGATACGCGACTGGGCGGTGCAGGTGGCCGCGGGCGCGGACGCCGGCGTGGGCATCTCGCTTCGCCTCGACCTGAACGCGTACGGGGTCTTCGACGCCTCGGACGAGCCCCCGACGGACGCATCGGACGCATCGGACGGCCGCTCGGCCGAGGCCGTGCGCCGGGCGGGTGCGGCCGTGGTGCAGGTGCACAGCCTGGCCGACCCGACGCGGGTGACGGACGCCGGCCTGCTGTGGGCGGGCCTGGCTGCGGCCGACAGTTTCGGGCCGCGGGCCCGGATCGACGCGGTGCTGGCGCTGCGCCGGGCCGCCCGGGTCTGGCCGCCGCTGCTGCGGCTGCTGGACCAGCCGGTGCCGGACGTCCTCGCGCTGTCCGACGAGGAGTTGGAGGACCTGCTCGGTGTCGCCGCGGCCCGGCTCGCCGCGGCCGGCGTGCCGGTGCACTGGCCGCGCGAACTCGCCCGTGGCCTCACCGCCACCGCGGTGGTGCGCGCGGCGCCCGGCTCGGCCGCCGACGGGACGTCCTTCTTCGACGCGCAGAAGCTCTTCTCGTTCGAATGGGAGGTGGCCCTGGGCGGCGACCGGCTCACCCCCGCCGAGCTGGACGTGCTCGCCGAGGCGCACCGGCCCATCGTGCGGCTGCGCGACCAGTGGGTGGCCGTGGACCCGGTGCTGGTGCGCAAGGCCCGCAAACGCGAGCTGGGGCTGCTCGACCCGGTCGACGCGCTGGCCCTGGCCCTCACCGGTACGGCCGAGGTCGACGGGGAGCCGGTGGCCGCGGTGCCCGTCGGTGCGCTGGCGGCCCTGCGGGCCCGGCTGACCGGGGAGCTCGCGCCGCTTCCCGAGCCGCCGGGGCTGGCGGCGGTGCTCCGCGAGTACCAGCAGCGCGGGCTGGCCTGGCTGGACCTGATGACCTCGCTCGGCCTGGGCGGCTGCCTCGCCGACGACATGGGCCTGGGCAAGACGGTCACGCTGATCGCCCTGCACCTGCACCGGGCGCGGCCGGAGCCCACCCTGGTGATCTGCCCGGCCTCGCTGCTGGGCAACTGGCAGCGGGAGATCGAGAGGTTCGCGCCGGGCGTGGCCGTGCGCCGCTTCCACGGCAGCACCCGCAGCCTCGACGGGCTCGCCGGCGGCTTCGTCCTGACCACGTACGGGACGATGCGCGCGAGCGCCGAGCGGCTGGCCGGGCAGGCCTGGGGCATGGTCGTCGCCGACGAGGCCCAGCACGTGAAGAACCCGTACTCCGCGACCGCGAAGGCGCTGCGGACGATCCCGGCGCCGGCCCGGGTCGCGCTCACCGGCACCCCCGTCGAGAACAACCTGTCCGAGCTGTGGGCCCTGCTCGACTGGACCACGCCCGGGCTGCTGGGCCCGCTGACCGCCTTCCGGGCCCGGCACGCGCGGGCCGCCGAGCAGGGCGAGAACCCGGGACACGAGGAGGCCGTGGCCCGGCTCTCCCGGCTGGTGCGGCCCTTCCTGCTGCGCCGCAGGAAATCCGACCCGGGCATCGCCCCCGAACTGCCGCCGAAGACCGAGACCGACCACCCGGTGGCCCTCACCCGCGAGCAGGTCTCGCTGTACCAGGCGGCGGTCACGGAGACCATGGCGCTGATCGAGGCCAGCGAAGGCATCGCGCGCCGCGGACTGGTCATGAAGCTGCTCGCCTCGCTCAAGCAGATCTGCAACCACCCGGCGCAGTTCCTGAAGGAGGACCGGCCGCGGATCGCACACCGCTCCGGCAAGCTGGCCCTGCTGGACGAGCTCCTGGACACCATCCTCGCCGAGGACGGGTCCGTGCTGGTCTTCACGCAGTACGTGACCATGGCCCGGCTGCTGTCCGACCACCTGACCGCGCGCGGGGTGTCCTCCCAACTGCTGCACGGCGGCACCCCGGTGGACCGCAGACAGGAGATGGTCGACCGCTTCCAGTCCGGTGAGGTGCCGGTGTTCCTGCTGTCCCTGAAGGCCGCCGGCACCGGGCTGAACCTCACCCGGGCCGGACACGTCGTGCACTACGACCGCTGGTGGAACCCGGCGGTCGAGGAGCAGGCCACCGACCGGGCGTACCGGATCGGGCAGACCCAGCCCGTGCAGGTCCACCGGCTGATCGCCGAGGGCACCGTCGAGGACCGCATCGCCGAACTCCTCGCCTCCAAGCGGGCCCTGGCCGACGCGGTGCTCGGCACCGGCGAGACCGCCCTGACCGAACTGTCCGACGCCGACCTCGCCGATCTCGTCTCCCTGCGCAGGCCCTCATGA